Proteins encoded in a region of the Shewanella polaris genome:
- the pnp gene encoding polyribonucleotide nucleotidyltransferase: MNPIVKSFEYGQHTVTLETGVIARQADAAVLASMGDTTVLVTVVGKKVADLSRGFFPLTVNYQEKTYAAGKIPGGFFKREGRPSEDETLIARLIDRPIRPLFPNGFKNEVQVIITVVSVDPQIEPDIVSMIGTSAALAISGIPFSGPLGAARVGYIDGEYVLNPTVDQLATSSLNLVVAGTKGAVLMVESEAKALAEEIMLGAVTYGHDQQQVVVDAIAEFKAEAGKPMWEWTAPVQDPVLVAKIKELAEVGMTEAYQIEVKQDRYVQVGIVKDAAKAALVAENPEVDTREVDNLLGSLEKSVVRGRIINGKPRIDGREPDMIRALSVLAGVLPRTHGSSLFTRGETQALVTCTLGTERDAQKIDSIMGERTNRFMLHYNFPPYSVGETGMVGSPKRREIGHGKLAWRGMNAVMPSAEEFPYSIRVVSEITESNGSSSMASVCGTSLALMDAGVPIKSSVAGIAMGLVKEGDDFVVLSDILGDEDHLGDMDFKVAGTRDGITALQMDIKIEGITKEIMDIALQQAYGARVHILNVMDQAIGSHRDDISAHAPRITTIKINPEKIRDVIGKGGAVIRALTEETGTTIELDDNGTVKIASSNGEATKEAIRRIEEITAEVEVGRIYNGKVIRIVDFGAFVNILPGKDGLVHISQISDERVANVSDHLEMNQEVAVKVMEVDRQGRVRLSIKEAQAKETAE, from the coding sequence GTGAATCCAATTGTAAAGAGTTTTGAGTATGGTCAACATACAGTCACCTTAGAAACGGGTGTTATTGCACGTCAAGCAGATGCTGCAGTTTTAGCAAGCATGGGCGATACCACAGTATTAGTTACTGTAGTGGGTAAAAAAGTAGCGGATCTAAGCCGTGGTTTTTTCCCTCTAACGGTTAATTATCAAGAAAAAACCTATGCTGCAGGTAAAATCCCTGGTGGTTTCTTCAAGCGTGAAGGTCGTCCTTCAGAAGATGAAACTCTGATTGCACGTCTAATTGACCGTCCTATTCGTCCTTTATTTCCTAACGGTTTTAAAAACGAAGTTCAAGTTATCATCACTGTAGTTTCAGTTGACCCACAAATCGAACCAGATATTGTTTCAATGATTGGTACTTCTGCGGCACTTGCTATCTCTGGTATCCCTTTCAGTGGCCCACTTGGCGCTGCACGTGTTGGTTACATCGACGGTGAATATGTACTGAACCCAACTGTTGATCAGCTTGCTACAAGTTCACTTAACTTAGTGGTAGCGGGTACTAAAGGTGCTGTACTTATGGTTGAATCTGAAGCTAAAGCGCTTGCAGAAGAAATCATGTTAGGTGCTGTAACTTACGGCCATGATCAACAACAAGTCGTTGTTGATGCCATTGCTGAGTTCAAGGCTGAAGCCGGCAAACCAATGTGGGAATGGACTGCACCAGTTCAAGATCCTGTGTTAGTTGCCAAAATTAAAGAACTTGCTGAAGTAGGCATGACAGAAGCTTATCAAATTGAAGTTAAGCAAGACCGTTATGTACAAGTCGGTATTGTTAAAGACGCAGCTAAAGCAGCATTAGTTGCTGAAAATCCAGAAGTTGATACTCGCGAAGTAGACAACTTACTTGGTAGCTTAGAGAAAAGTGTTGTACGTGGACGTATTATTAATGGTAAGCCACGTATCGATGGTCGTGAGCCAGACATGATCCGCGCATTAAGTGTTTTAGCTGGTGTACTTCCACGTACACACGGTAGTTCATTATTTACTCGTGGTGAAACTCAAGCTCTAGTAACCTGTACTTTAGGTACTGAACGTGATGCTCAGAAAATTGATAGCATTATGGGCGAACGTACTAATCGTTTTATGCTTCACTATAACTTCCCTCCGTATTCTGTTGGTGAAACAGGTATGGTTGGCTCACCTAAGCGCCGCGAAATCGGTCATGGTAAGTTAGCATGGCGTGGTATGAATGCTGTTATGCCTTCAGCTGAAGAATTTCCATACAGCATTCGTGTTGTATCTGAAATTACTGAATCTAACGGTTCAAGCTCAATGGCTTCTGTATGTGGTACTTCATTAGCATTAATGGATGCGGGTGTACCAATTAAGTCGTCGGTTGCAGGTATTGCAATGGGACTAGTTAAAGAAGGTGACGATTTCGTTGTACTTTCTGACATCCTAGGCGATGAAGATCACTTAGGTGATATGGACTTTAAAGTAGCGGGTACTCGTGACGGTATTACTGCATTGCAGATGGATATTAAGATCGAAGGCATTACTAAAGAGATTATGGATATCGCGTTGCAGCAAGCTTATGGTGCACGTGTTCATATCTTAAACGTAATGGATCAAGCTATTGGTTCACATCGTGATGATATTTCTGCCCATGCTCCACGTATTACGACTATCAAGATTAATCCAGAAAAAATCCGTGATGTCATTGGTAAAGGCGGTGCGGTAATTCGCGCGCTAACCGAAGAAACTGGCACTACGATTGAGCTAGATGATAATGGTACTGTTAAGATTGCATCTTCAAATGGTGAAGCAACTAAAGAAGCTATCCGTCGTATTGAAGAAATCACTGCTGAAGTTGAAGTGGGTCGTATCTATAACGGTAAAGTTATCCGTATCGTTGATTTCGGTGCCTTCGTTAACATTCTTCCAGGTAAAGATGGTTTAGTACACATCTCACAAATCAGTGACGAACGTGTAGCAAATGTATCTGACCATTTAGAAATGAACCAAGAAGTTGCTGTTAAGGTAATGGAAGTGGATCGTCAAGGTCGTGTAAGATTATCAATTAAAGAAGCTCAAGCAAAAGAAACTGCTGAGTAA
- a CDS encoding putative bifunctional diguanylate cyclase/phosphodiesterase yields the protein MTNFKSLTWKQTNLVVFTALFFAIAIFIVEIALVVITTKQQLTAAQQELLNSVEQTTTNAVWSLDDKLASQTLEGIIKVDNVGSAVIELDDGSLFVSSANELNELSNSYVSISNRLFGDLKEISRPLYRPFYFEGNKQQQLIGTLTIFYDTQKLTNKLFNQLQLGLIATLARALLLTLVLTVVFHRFLTQPIARISEAIDKIDPDYPDENLLPMSKAHKDDELGLVTSKFNQILLQFSQTQNKLRKMATRDPLTGLPNRALLLETLNVTIQRSRVHKRNFALLFIDLDRFKNVNDSLGHAIGDQFLARIARILERVVGEQGSVARLGGDEFVILADEIQTPSQAADFVDKLLIQLNTPIQLNEHAIHPAASIGISIYPEDGITAEDLIRHADIAMYSAKAAGSNQWAFFKQQMTERAAVRLRTEASLHDALKNNEFLLYFQPKFDLKTDKVVGCEALIRWQKDGRLISPMSFIPVAEETGIIIPIGRWVIEQTCKVIREWQRKYNYEIPIAVNVASQQFADASLVPDIKQLAIRYQIRPELLEIEITETSLMNDIEQAITKLELLKSAGFGIAVDDFGTGYSSLSYLRHLPITTMKIDRAFVSDLPQDSAIASTILMLGRQLDLTIVAEGIENIQQLEWLRENQCEIGQGFYFSEPLPIEEFEEKYIASNTAKIIHV from the coding sequence ATGACCAATTTTAAGTCCCTAACATGGAAACAGACAAACTTAGTTGTTTTTACTGCTTTATTTTTTGCAATTGCCATTTTTATTGTCGAAATAGCACTAGTCGTCATCACGACTAAACAACAACTGACAGCTGCACAGCAAGAACTACTGAATTCTGTTGAACAAACCACCACCAACGCTGTGTGGTCTTTAGATGATAAACTTGCCAGTCAAACTCTAGAGGGCATTATCAAAGTCGATAATGTTGGCTCGGCTGTCATTGAACTTGATGACGGTTCATTATTTGTTTCTTCGGCAAATGAGTTAAATGAATTATCAAATAGTTATGTTTCCATCAGCAACCGTCTTTTTGGTGATCTGAAAGAAATTTCGCGCCCGTTATATCGCCCATTCTATTTTGAAGGTAATAAGCAACAACAGCTAATCGGCACACTTACCATATTCTACGACACGCAAAAACTCACCAACAAACTGTTTAATCAACTCCAACTTGGACTCATTGCCACATTGGCTCGAGCATTGTTGCTCACTTTAGTATTAACGGTGGTGTTTCATCGTTTTCTCACTCAACCTATTGCTCGTATTAGTGAAGCTATCGATAAAATTGACCCAGATTATCCTGATGAAAATCTATTGCCCATGTCTAAAGCGCATAAGGATGATGAATTAGGACTTGTGACAAGTAAGTTTAATCAGATTTTGCTGCAATTTAGCCAAACCCAAAACAAACTCCGAAAAATGGCAACCCGAGACCCATTGACTGGTTTGCCTAATCGGGCTTTATTATTAGAAACGTTGAATGTAACCATTCAACGTTCTCGAGTTCATAAACGGAATTTCGCCTTACTCTTTATTGATTTAGACCGGTTTAAAAACGTCAATGACTCATTAGGTCATGCTATCGGTGATCAATTCCTGGCTCGTATTGCGCGTATATTAGAAAGAGTGGTTGGTGAGCAAGGTAGTGTGGCTCGTTTAGGTGGCGATGAATTTGTAATTTTAGCCGATGAGATTCAAACACCTTCACAAGCAGCAGACTTTGTTGACAAGTTGCTTATTCAATTAAACACCCCAATTCAACTTAACGAGCACGCCATTCATCCAGCGGCATCTATCGGTATCTCTATTTATCCAGAAGATGGCATCACGGCAGAAGATTTAATTCGTCATGCAGATATCGCGATGTACAGTGCTAAAGCAGCTGGCTCAAATCAATGGGCGTTTTTCAAGCAACAAATGACTGAGCGCGCTGCGGTTAGATTACGTACAGAAGCCTCTTTACATGATGCACTAAAGAACAATGAGTTCTTATTGTATTTTCAACCTAAATTTGATCTAAAAACCGATAAAGTTGTTGGCTGTGAAGCGTTAATTCGCTGGCAAAAAGACGGACGCTTGATTAGCCCTATGTCATTTATTCCCGTGGCAGAAGAAACAGGGATAATCATCCCTATTGGTCGTTGGGTCATTGAACAAACTTGTAAAGTGATTCGAGAATGGCAACGTAAATACAATTATGAAATTCCTATTGCCGTCAATGTGGCCTCACAACAATTTGCTGATGCTAGTTTAGTTCCTGATATTAAACAATTGGCAATTCGTTACCAAATCCGTCCAGAATTGCTTGAAATCGAAATTACTGAAACATCGCTAATGAATGATATTGAACAAGCTATAACAAAATTAGAACTGCTCAAATCTGCCGGTTTTGGGATTGCGGTTGATGACTTTGGTACTGGATATTCATCATTGTCTTATTTACGTCACCTGCCAATTACCACCATGAAAATTGATCGAGCATTTGTGAGCGATCTTCCACAGGATAGCGCTATTGCATCGACTATTTTAATGCTTGGTCGCCAGCTTGACTTGACGATTGTTGCTGAAGGTATCGAGAATATACAACAGCTTGAATGGCTCAGAGAAAATCAATGTGAAATAGGCCAAGGTTTTTATTTCAGTGAGCCGTTACCCATAGAAGAATTTGAAGAAAAATATATAGCCTCTAATACCGCTAAGATCATTCATGTGTAG
- the rpsO gene encoding 30S ribosomal protein S15, translating to MSLSAEAKAKILADFGRCENDTGSTEVQVALLTAQINHLQGHFKEHIHDHHSRRGLLRMVSARRKLSAYLKRTDVARYTAMIQKLGLRR from the coding sequence ATGTCACTAAGTGCTGAAGCAAAAGCGAAAATTTTGGCTGATTTTGGTCGCTGCGAAAACGATACAGGTTCAACTGAAGTTCAAGTAGCTTTGTTAACTGCTCAAATTAACCACCTTCAAGGTCACTTTAAAGAGCACATCCATGATCACCACTCACGTCGTGGTCTATTACGTATGGTAAGTGCACGCCGTAAGCTTTCTGCTTACTTAAAGCGTACTGACGTAGCGCGTTATACTGCTATGATCCAGAAGTTAGGTTTACGTCGTTAA
- the truB gene encoding tRNA pseudouridine(55) synthase TruB, translating into MARRPKGRFIDGIVLLDKDTGMSSNFALQRVKRFFNANKAGHTGALDPLATGMLPICLGEATKFSQHLLDSDKRYLVTAKLGQRTDTSDSDGEIVQTRPVNVTQALLDEKLAFFRGTTQQIPSMYSALKYQGQPLYKYAREGIEVPRESRPITVFELNFIKIEGDELTLDIHCSKGTYIRTIIDDLGEMLGCGAHVIMLRRTQVAEYPYEKMVTLAQLEALVEQSHRQDVAPQTLMDPLLLPMDTAVAKFAEINLPDEMLYYVMQGQAIQAAGLKPDELVRITIGDSHRFVGMGIMNDDGLLAPKRLIVIHENDPAE; encoded by the coding sequence ATGGCTCGTCGCCCTAAAGGTCGCTTCATCGACGGTATAGTGTTACTCGATAAAGATACTGGCATGAGCTCTAATTTTGCCCTGCAAAGAGTTAAGCGTTTTTTTAATGCCAATAAAGCCGGCCATACAGGTGCTTTAGACCCGTTAGCAACAGGTATGTTGCCTATTTGTCTCGGAGAAGCAACTAAGTTCTCTCAGCATTTATTAGATTCGGATAAGCGCTACCTAGTGACGGCTAAATTGGGTCAACGTACTGATACGAGTGATTCTGATGGGGAAATCGTGCAAACGCGTCCCGTTAATGTTACTCAAGCATTACTTGATGAAAAGCTTGCGTTTTTTCGAGGAACCACTCAGCAAATACCTTCAATGTATTCGGCATTAAAATACCAAGGTCAACCTTTGTATAAATATGCTCGTGAGGGGATTGAAGTTCCACGTGAGTCGCGACCTATTACTGTATTTGAGCTCAATTTTATTAAGATTGAAGGTGATGAATTAACCCTAGACATTCATTGTTCTAAAGGGACTTACATACGTACCATTATTGATGATTTAGGTGAAATGCTTGGCTGTGGAGCACATGTTATTATGTTGCGACGTACTCAAGTTGCCGAATACCCGTATGAAAAAATGGTAACGTTAGCGCAATTAGAAGCGTTAGTTGAGCAATCCCATAGACAAGATGTTGCGCCTCAGACATTGATGGATCCATTATTATTACCAATGGATACAGCTGTGGCTAAATTTGCTGAAATTAACTTGCCAGACGAGATGTTATATTACGTTATGCAAGGACAAGCAATCCAAGCTGCGGGACTTAAGCCTGATGAATTAGTGCGTATTACTATTGGTGATTCACATCGATTTGTTGGTATGGGCATCATGAATGATGATGGTCTATTGGCACCTAAACGGTTGATTGTAATTCACGAAAATGATCCTGCAGAGTAG
- the rbfA gene encoding 30S ribosome-binding factor RbfA, translated as MAKEFSRTRRIAQQLQQELAMVLQRDMKDPRIGFVTVNDVDVSRDLSYAKVYVTFFEEDTELVQQKIDALTVAAPYIRTLVAGRMKLRVMPELRFIYDSSLVEGMRMSNLVTQVINKDKAKQQEFNPEASDSSESVDGEKEQD; from the coding sequence ATGGCAAAAGAATTTAGTCGTACACGTCGTATTGCACAACAGCTCCAGCAAGAACTTGCAATGGTGTTGCAGCGCGATATGAAAGATCCTCGCATTGGTTTTGTTACTGTAAACGATGTCGATGTTTCACGTGATTTAAGTTATGCAAAAGTTTATGTGACTTTCTTTGAAGAAGACACAGAACTTGTTCAACAAAAAATTGATGCGCTTACTGTTGCTGCGCCTTATATCCGTACTTTAGTTGCTGGCCGTATGAAATTACGTGTTATGCCTGAATTACGCTTTATTTACGATAGCTCACTAGTTGAAGGTATGCGTATGTCTAACCTAGTGACCCAAGTTATCAATAAAGATAAAGCCAAACAGCAAGAGTTTAATCCAGAAGCATCTGATAGCAGCGAGTCTGTTGACGGTGAAAAGGAGCAAGATTAA
- the infB gene encoding translation initiation factor IF-2, whose translation MADTNIEKLATEVGKSVERLIEQFSEAGMSKKKLDTVSENEKKQLLDYLKKQHGADTVPTKMTLQRKTVSTLSVASTDGQSKDVKVEVRKKRTFVKRDDAELAKQAELEAQAKAKAEAQAKAEAEAKAKVAAEAKATAEAKKKAEAEAKLKSEKVKAEPKVAKVADPETAAAKAEAERLKATQEAVLTQKQKDEAAKAAEAARLLAEVNSKRWAEEERQRLEAEKNGDHHITTSKVARAAEDSSDADDEKRGRRARNKNANKKRGGKDARDGREKHMRNRSTAPESMAHGFNKPAAAVSRDVRIGETVTVSELAHLMAIKATVIIKQMMKMGTMVTINQVLDQETAQMVAEELGHKVVLIRENELEHQVLQDRDDNIKLESRAPVVTIMGHVDHGKTSLLDYIRRAKVASGEAGGITQHIGAYHVETDNGMITFLDTPGHAAFTSMRARGAKATDIVILVVAADDGVMPQTIEAIQHAKAGNVPLIVAVNKMDKPDADPERVKSELSQHGIMSDDWGGDNMFVHVSAKTGMGVDELLEGILLQSEVLELKAIRDGMAAGVVIESKLDKGRGPVATVLVQEGTLRQGDIVLCGLEYGKIRAMNDENGQSITEAGPSIPVEILGLSGVPLAGDEATVVRDERKAREVALYRQGKFRDIKLARQQKSKLENMFANMEEGEVQELNIVLKADVQGSLEAICESLAKLSTDEVKVNIIARGVGALTETDATLAAASNAILVGFNVRADAQARKTIDSESVDLRYYSIIYNLIDEVRAAMTGMLAPEFRQEIIGLAEVRDVFKSPKIGAIAGCMVTEGIVKRSAPIRVLRDNVVIFEGELESLRRFKDDAPEVRNGMECGIGVKNYNDVRVGDQIEVFETVEIARTL comes from the coding sequence ATGGCAGATACAAATATAGAAAAATTAGCAACAGAAGTGGGCAAATCAGTCGAGCGACTAATTGAGCAATTCTCAGAAGCAGGTATGAGCAAGAAGAAACTCGATACCGTTTCAGAAAATGAGAAGAAACAACTTCTTGATTATCTAAAAAAACAGCATGGTGCAGATACTGTACCGACTAAAATGACATTGCAGCGTAAAACTGTGTCAACATTAAGTGTTGCAAGCACTGACGGTCAGTCAAAAGACGTTAAAGTGGAAGTCCGTAAAAAGCGCACTTTCGTTAAACGTGATGATGCAGAGTTAGCAAAACAAGCTGAATTAGAAGCTCAAGCCAAGGCCAAAGCAGAAGCTCAAGCAAAAGCGGAAGCTGAAGCAAAAGCCAAAGTAGCGGCAGAAGCGAAAGCAACTGCAGAAGCGAAGAAAAAAGCGGAAGCCGAAGCCAAATTGAAATCAGAAAAAGTAAAAGCTGAGCCTAAAGTAGCCAAAGTTGCTGACCCAGAAACGGCAGCAGCAAAAGCAGAGGCCGAGCGTTTAAAAGCGACTCAAGAAGCTGTGTTAACTCAAAAGCAAAAAGATGAAGCTGCTAAAGCTGCTGAAGCTGCACGTTTACTTGCAGAAGTAAACTCAAAGCGTTGGGCTGAAGAAGAGCGTCAACGTTTAGAAGCTGAAAAAAATGGTGATCATCACATCACAACATCTAAAGTTGCTCGTGCAGCAGAAGACAGTTCAGATGCTGATGACGAAAAACGTGGTCGTCGTGCTCGCAATAAAAACGCCAATAAAAAACGTGGCGGAAAAGATGCTCGTGACGGACGCGAAAAACACATGCGTAACCGCAGCACTGCACCAGAATCTATGGCGCATGGTTTTAATAAACCTGCAGCAGCTGTTAGTCGTGATGTGCGTATTGGTGAAACTGTAACCGTATCTGAATTGGCTCATTTAATGGCAATTAAAGCCACTGTGATCATCAAGCAAATGATGAAAATGGGCACTATGGTGACAATTAACCAAGTACTTGACCAAGAAACAGCGCAAATGGTTGCAGAAGAACTCGGTCATAAAGTGGTACTTATTCGTGAAAACGAACTTGAGCATCAAGTTCTTCAAGACCGCGATGACAACATTAAACTAGAATCACGCGCACCGGTTGTGACTATCATGGGTCACGTTGACCACGGTAAAACATCGTTACTCGATTATATTCGTCGTGCGAAAGTAGCATCTGGTGAAGCCGGTGGTATTACTCAGCATATTGGTGCATACCACGTTGAAACTGACAACGGCATGATTACTTTCCTTGATACTCCTGGTCACGCGGCATTTACGTCAATGCGTGCTCGTGGTGCTAAGGCAACTGATATTGTTATTTTGGTTGTAGCTGCTGATGATGGTGTAATGCCACAAACGATTGAAGCGATTCAACATGCTAAAGCGGGTAATGTACCGTTAATTGTTGCTGTTAACAAAATGGATAAGCCAGATGCTGATCCTGAGCGTGTTAAGAGTGAGCTGTCTCAACATGGCATTATGTCAGACGATTGGGGCGGAGATAATATGTTCGTTCATGTATCAGCTAAAACTGGTATGGGCGTTGACGAACTATTAGAAGGCATCTTGCTTCAATCTGAAGTATTAGAACTTAAAGCTATACGTGATGGAATGGCAGCGGGTGTTGTTATTGAATCAAAACTTGATAAAGGTCGTGGCCCTGTGGCTACTGTCTTGGTCCAAGAAGGTACATTACGTCAAGGTGATATCGTTTTATGTGGTTTAGAGTACGGTAAAATTCGTGCGATGAATGACGAAAATGGTCAATCTATCACTGAAGCAGGTCCTTCTATCCCGGTAGAAATCTTAGGTCTTTCTGGTGTGCCGTTAGCTGGTGATGAAGCGACAGTTGTACGTGATGAACGTAAAGCCCGTGAAGTAGCATTGTATCGCCAAGGAAAATTCCGCGATATTAAATTAGCACGTCAGCAAAAGTCTAAGCTAGAAAACATGTTTGCCAACATGGAAGAAGGCGAAGTACAAGAACTGAATATCGTACTTAAAGCGGATGTTCAGGGTTCTCTTGAGGCAATTTGTGAATCATTAGCTAAACTGTCTACTGATGAAGTGAAAGTGAACATTATTGCTCGCGGTGTCGGTGCATTAACTGAAACTGATGCAACATTAGCTGCAGCTTCTAATGCTATTCTGGTCGGCTTCAATGTCCGTGCTGATGCACAGGCACGTAAGACTATCGATTCAGAAAGTGTTGATTTACGTTATTACAGCATCATCTACAACTTAATTGATGAAGTTCGTGCTGCAATGACAGGTATGTTAGCACCAGAATTTAGACAAGAAATTATCGGTCTTGCTGAAGTTCGTGATGTATTTAAGTCTCCTAAAATTGGCGCTATTGCTGGTTGTATGGTTACCGAAGGGATTGTTAAGCGTAGTGCACCAATTCGTGTTCTACGTGATAACGTGGTTATCTTCGAAGGTGAACTTGAGTCATTACGTCGCTTTAAAGACGATGCTCCAGAAGTCCGTAATGGGATGGAATGTGGTATTGGTGTGAAGAACTACAATGACGTTCGCGTAGGAGACCAAATTGAGGTCTTCGAAACAGTCGAAATAGCTCGCACCTTATAA
- the nusA gene encoding transcription termination factor NusA, whose translation MNKEILLVAEAVSNEKGVPREKIFEALEIALATATKKKYEGDIEVRVEIDRKTGHYDTYRRWMVVDDHGEPLENPYSEITIEAARYEQPDIQPGEYIEDEIDSVVFDRITTQTAKQVIVQKVREAERAQIVEQFIEREGEIVTGIVKKSTRESVVVDLGNNADGVIFKEDLISRESFRPGDRVRALLYSVRPEARGAQLFLTRSKPEMLIELFRVEVPEIYDELIEVMGAARDPGARAKIAVKSNDRRIDPIGACVGMRGARVQAVSNELGGERVDIVMWDDNPAQYVINAMAPADVASIIVDEDNHSMDIAVEADSLAQAIGRNGQNVRLATQLTGWELNVMTVEDLNKKHQAESAKVIDLFVASLDVDADFAAVLADEGFTSLEEIAYVPESELLAIEGFDEDIVEALRERAKAAISTRALASEEALDGAEPSDDLLALEGLERHLAYVLASNGVVTLEDLAEQGIDDLLDIEELTEEKAGELIMAARNICWFGEEA comes from the coding sequence ATGAATAAAGAGATCCTGCTAGTCGCAGAAGCGGTTTCCAATGAGAAAGGCGTTCCCCGTGAGAAAATTTTCGAGGCGCTAGAAATTGCACTGGCCACTGCTACAAAGAAAAAATACGAAGGCGATATTGAAGTTCGTGTTGAAATTGACCGTAAAACGGGTCATTACGATACGTACCGTCGTTGGATGGTAGTTGATGACCATGGTGAACCACTAGAGAACCCTTATAGTGAAATTACCATTGAAGCTGCGCGTTATGAACAACCTGATATCCAGCCAGGTGAATACATTGAAGATGAAATAGATTCAGTTGTCTTTGACCGTATTACGACGCAAACAGCAAAACAAGTTATCGTTCAAAAAGTTCGTGAAGCCGAGCGTGCGCAAATTGTTGAACAATTTATTGAGCGTGAAGGTGAAATTGTTACTGGTATCGTCAAGAAAAGTACCCGTGAAAGTGTGGTTGTCGATTTAGGCAATAACGCAGATGGCGTGATATTTAAAGAAGACTTAATTAGCCGTGAATCTTTCCGCCCTGGTGATCGTGTACGTGCTTTATTGTACTCAGTACGTCCAGAAGCGCGTGGAGCACAGTTATTTTTAACTCGCAGTAAGCCTGAGATGTTAATTGAGCTTTTCCGTGTTGAAGTGCCTGAGATTTACGACGAATTGATTGAAGTTATGGGTGCTGCTCGTGATCCAGGAGCTCGAGCTAAAATCGCCGTTAAATCAAATGACCGTCGCATTGACCCTATTGGTGCTTGTGTTGGTATGCGTGGCGCACGTGTGCAAGCCGTATCAAACGAATTAGGTGGCGAGCGAGTAGATATTGTGATGTGGGATGATAATCCTGCACAATATGTGATCAATGCCATGGCACCTGCTGATGTAGCCTCTATCATTGTCGATGAAGATAATCACTCAATGGATATTGCTGTGGAAGCAGATAGTTTGGCACAGGCAATTGGTCGAAATGGCCAAAACGTTCGTTTAGCGACTCAACTGACTGGTTGGGAATTAAATGTAATGACAGTTGAAGACTTGAATAAGAAACACCAAGCCGAAAGTGCAAAGGTGATTGACTTGTTTGTAGCTTCTCTGGATGTAGATGCAGATTTTGCAGCCGTGTTGGCTGATGAGGGATTCACTTCGTTAGAAGAAATTGCTTATGTCCCAGAATCTGAACTATTAGCAATAGAAGGTTTTGACGAAGATATCGTTGAAGCACTACGTGAACGTGCAAAGGCGGCAATCTCAACAAGAGCATTAGCGTCTGAAGAAGCGTTAGACGGTGCAGAGCCAAGTGATGACTTACTAGCATTGGAAGGATTAGAAAGACATTTAGCTTATGTTCTTGCGAGCAATGGCGTAGTGACTTTAGAAGACTTGGCCGAGCAAGGTATTGATGATTTACTTGATATTGAAGAATTAACAGAAGAAAAAGCAGGTGAGCTCATCATGGCTGCCCGCAATATCTGTTGGTTTGGCGAAGAAGCATAA
- the rimP gene encoding ribosome maturation factor RimP: MATIESKLVEMLTVPVEALGFQLWGIEYIQAGRHSILRVFIDHENGINIEDCAEASRQVSAVMDVEDPISTEYTLEVSSPGVDRPLFTAEQYAAYVGEDAKVQLTMPVAGSRNLKGVISSVDGQMLTITVDGKDLIVALDNIRKGNIIAKF, translated from the coding sequence TTGGCAACGATAGAATCCAAGCTAGTTGAGATGTTAACGGTACCCGTTGAAGCATTGGGCTTTCAACTATGGGGCATAGAGTATATTCAAGCTGGTCGTCATTCAATATTACGTGTTTTCATTGATCACGAGAATGGCATCAACATTGAAGACTGTGCAGAAGCCAGTCGTCAAGTTAGCGCAGTTATGGATGTTGAAGACCCTATTTCTACAGAATACACATTAGAAGTATCTTCACCTGGCGTAGATAGACCTTTATTTACCGCTGAGCAATATGCGGCCTACGTGGGTGAAGATGCAAAAGTACAGTTGACTATGCCTGTTGCGGGTAGTCGTAATTTAAAAGGCGTCATTAGTAGCGTTGATGGGCAAATGCTCACCATCACTGTTGATGGTAAAGACTTGATTGTTGCTTTGGATAATATCCGTAAAGGCAACATTATCGCTAAGTTTTGA
- the secG gene encoding preprotein translocase subunit SecG has translation MYEVLIVVYLVVALGLIGLILIQQGKGADMGASFGAGASGTLFGSSGSGNFLTRSTAVLAIGFFALSLVIGNLSANHTQQNDQWNDLGPAAEQIIDDAPVQTEQSETKIPD, from the coding sequence ATGTACGAAGTTCTTATAGTTGTATACTTGGTGGTAGCGTTAGGCCTTATCGGCTTAATTTTAATTCAACAAGGAAAGGGTGCCGATATGGGCGCATCTTTCGGAGCCGGTGCTTCAGGCACATTGTTCGGTTCAAGCGGATCAGGTAACTTCCTGACTCGCAGTACTGCAGTATTAGCCATTGGTTTTTTTGCATTGAGTTTAGTGATTGGTAATTTAAGTGCTAATCATACTCAACAAAATGATCAATGGAATGATTTAGGTCCAGCAGCAGAGCAAATCATTGACGATGCGCCTGTGCAAACCGAACAGTCAGAAACAAAAATTCCTGACTAG